Part of the Bacteriovorax stolpii genome, CATCATCTCCAATATTAACAGTGTATCCTTGACCAAGCTGACCGACATTATTAAGCCCCCAACAACGAACATTACCGTTCGTATTTAACACACAAGTATGATTTGCACCTGCACTTATTTGAATAGCCTTGTGATTAGTAGATAAGTCAAACTTGACAATATCCACAGAGCCTGGAGACTCATCATCTCCTACGTTGTCAATATTTCCACGTCCAAGCTGTCCTTCAACTGCTCTTCCCCAACAACGCACTTCCATTGTATTTAGAAGCGCACACGTATGAAAGCTTCCTGCAACTATTTGAGTAACAACTCCACTCCCGGCACCAGTACCGGCCATATCTAAATAATCACCTGGTAGCTTTAATGTTGTCATGTTTGCATAACCAAGTTGCCCGTAAGTATTGTCTCCCCAACAACGAATTTTCCCATTATTCGTCAGAGCACATGTATGCGCATTCCCTGCTGCTATTTGAACTATAATTTCACCACTTAAATCAATGGCGACACCAGGCGTATTTGTATTTACAAGTGTTCCATTGCCTAGCTGACCAGAAGAATTCAATCCCCAACAGCGAGCTAAACCATTAATTATCGAGCATGTATGGGATAAGCCTGCTGCAATCTTAGAAACACCTAAAGCAACATATGGGTACGACTTTGGTGGCTGATTATTACCAACATTGGTATTTCCATTTATGCCAAGCTGCCCAGAATTATTATGCCCCCAACACCTCATCCTTCCATTTGCTAGCAAAATACAAGTATGATTACCTCCAGCGACAAGCTGAGACGTAGACTCAAGAGATGAGCCGCCAGGACAATTTAAAACATTATTAAGGATTGTATTTGATGGATAACCAGCAATTACACAAATATATGTAGAACCACTTGCAATGATATTTAACCCAATATAAGCAGTACCAGAAATTCTTGAAGTTCCTTTAATTACGGCTGTCCCCGTAATAGTGGCGCTCCCGAACACTTGAGAATCTTCATCAATAACCGCATTCATACTCACTCTTGCATTATCATATACTTTTGCAACTGATCTAACATTCGCATTATCAAGAATAATTGCGTTTCCATAAACCTTAGCTGAGCCTGCGATCTTTACAATCTGAGCTGAATCTCCTGAAGAAACAATTGCATTACCAAAAACTTCTGCTAATCCTGAAATAATTGCACCATTACTAATTCGAGCATTACCATAAACTCGTGCTGAATCATTTACTTGCGATGCCCCTAAGACTGTCGCATACTCGCAAACCGAAGCATTCGGCCCAACAATCGCCGTCGAATCAACCATTGCAGTCAATGCAACATTCCCTCCACCATTTGGATGAGGTAAAGTCGGAGCACCATTACAGTAAACATCCATCCCATAAGCCTGAAGGCTTAGGAAATACAAAATTAAAAATACAATTTTTTTCATCATTACATTCCTTAAATTATTAGTGAGCCACTCTATTTTTTAAAACTCTTAGGTAATTCATTTTTTTCTTATTAACATAACTCGTAGGCAATTCTTTTATCATTCTTGCATTTTTCATCTTAGCGCCCACAACAAAAGAATTTGCCCCATAATCAACTCTTCCTGCTGCATCTGTCCCATACACTTCAACGCTATAATTTCCAGGCCCGGGAAGAGTATAAGTTGTTTGAGGACTTGACGTTTGCATTACAGCGATTAGGCCTTGTCCATCGTGAATCCCCCATCTAAAGGTAGTTGGAGAAAACTCTGCTGAGTTATAGCTAACGGTAATTTTAAATGTATTTGGTGTCTCTAGTGCTTCTGGAGTTACCCAGAAGCTAGGATCCTCTTGAAGTGCTGTGACAACTGATACGAACACAACATATTCTTTCGATCTTCCTGTATCATTATCTGTTGTTAAAATCCTTGCACGATAAACGCCTGTTGTACTGTATGAATGTGTGGCGAATATATTATTTGAAAAAGTACCATCTCCATAGTCCACCTTCGTTGAAAAGTTTCCAGTACCACCTGCAACAATATTGAAACTTGTACTTTGATTAACACGTACAACTCTTCTTGGACTTGGAAATGAGATATTGTCATCTGGTGGCCTTACTCCAGAACCAACAATCAACATATCACTTTTAGAAGTTACATTTCCAGCAAGATCCATGATTGTTAGAACTACGCGATACTCACCTTCTTTTTCATATTTGTGAAACACATTTGAACCAAGCCCGTAATGTCCATCACCAAAATCCCAAAGGAAAAAATCTGCAATGTGACCTTGAGACCACGACGAGCCATCAAAAGCGAAATTCAGCCCATCTCCTTTAATTGAAAAATCTGCTTGGAGTGTTGGCGCTGAACCTATATAGATAGGCAATGTGTGCTTTGAAGATTTTCCAGCGCTATCAAAAACACGCAGAGTAATAAAATCAGTACCTGGAATTGTATAGTTATAGTTAGGAGAAGCTGCATTACCATAATTTACAACTTTTTTACTTGAGAATTTCCATAGAGTTTTTGCAATTGTTTTCCCATTTTGGGCCACAGAATCTGCAGAACTCCAAGTAATACTATACGGTGCAGACCCTATTCTAGATTGAGCAGTATTAATTTTTGCACTTGGCAGGACATCTTGATTATGGTCTGAACCATCTACCATCATACTAAAATTAGTAAAACGTGATCCATGAGCATTATCACTTACACCAAACTCAAAATTATACGTACCTTGGTCATCTACAACAACAGTATGAATTGGATTATTATCACACTCATCATGATACTCATCTCCATCTTTAGTTACATACCAGCAATACTCTTCGATTGTACCGTCTGCATCTGTTGAAGCAGAAGCATTTAGCGTAATTGTGTATGGTCCTGTCCCTGTAACATTTGTAGTAAATCGAGGTACAGGTAAACTATTGGCGGCCATTACAACAGAAGAGTTAACAGTAAGTATAGCTCCCTTATTGTCGTAAGCTTTTACAATGACAGGATATGTTCCATTCTGAGTATATAGATGATAAGACTCTTCAAAACCTACCCCATCCTCTAGCATTTCTTTCGTAATTTCAACTGGTGCACTTCCATCTCCAAAATCCCAGACTACTTTAGAAATAAATCCATCGGGGTCATGTAGTCCTGCAAGTGTAAAATAGACCTGTCTAGGATAAGAGCTGTTTTCAAATCCATAGTATAAATCGTCAGCTTCTGGGGGCATGTTTGCATTACCAGCATTTGGCTCAACGACACTAAAGTTAATATTTGCTTCACCAGATGCTGGGATTGTTGCATTATCCGTTACGCGAACTTTTAATGTATCATTACCTAGATAATTAGAATTTGGAATGTAAACCAATTTCCCACTTGCTGAAATGCTGGCAACTCCATTTACCGGTTGCTGCGAAATACTGAAATTATGTAATTGAATATTCAAATCTGGATCTGAATAAGAAACATAGGTTGTCACCGATGTATTTTTATGAAGAGTTAAATTTTGCCCTATAACAACGGGCTTTTGATTATATGAATTGACGTTTATATTTCCAATGTAATTAGATTTGCGATTTCCATTAGCATAAACAGATGTGACATTAACTGCGAATGAACCTGGATGATAATATGTATTTTGAGCATTAGGAGCAGATGTCACGACAATATCACCATCATATCTACCAAAATTCCATATATAATACAGAGCTGAATTATCATTTAGAGTGTTGTAAGCCGTATTAACAGTTAAAGGCGCACTCCCTCTACCAGGATAAATAGAACCAGGATAATAAGGTCCATTTTGACTTCCGGCCCCTGCGGCTCTAAAAGTAATAGGAAATGTATAAAGGCTGCTGAAACCTTGAGTGTTTGTCACCCGCAATTCAACTTTCTTATCTCCAGGAGTCGGATACGTTCCAGAAATGACGGCATAATCATTCCCGACACCTGTGATTGAAGGAATGCCCTCTCCAAATGTCCAAGTAAATGTTAACGGTCCATGAGAATCTGTCGTTCCACTGACATCAATATTAAAAGATTGATTTGGATTATAAGTTCCGTTAGGTGCTTGCCCAATAACAATACTTGGGAAAGTCGGGTCATTATTTAAATTAATTGTTTTCGTTAATTCATATTTGACTCCATTAGCATCAATGACCTGAGCCTTGACTGCATAAGTATCAACAATTCCATATGTAGTGAAAACCTGGTTCCCTGTTGCAAATGTACCATTGCCTAGGTCCCAATAAATAGTACTTGAATCAATAGGCTTTCCATTGGTTTCAAGTCTGTAACCAAAAGTTCCATTTCCATAATTAACTGCAATTAATTCTGGCTGTGATGAAGGCCCATCTACAATAACAGAAGTTTGGGCCGTTGACTGATTTCCATTTTGATCTGTTACTGTCAGTTGAATGTAATATAGACCAGAATAAGGAAGAATCATGGAAGCGCTTACACCGGTCGCAAAATCAGAATAGATTCTTCCATTTTGTTCTGACAATAAGCTTGTTACTTTCCATTGATAAGCAACAATCGGTGCACTTTGTGCTCCTGTTGATGCAGATCCATTTAAACTAATTGAATATCCAGCTGAACCTTGTCGAGGAGTCGCAGAGAAAGAAGCGTAAGAAATTCTTCCACCATAATCTGGCCGAGAGGTTCCTGCGTAGGCAAACTGCTCATTACAACGAATCGCTTGTTTATCATCTACCAAGCATACTCTTAAGATATATTTGCCTTGAGCATTCAAAGTGTGAGCAAAAGCTGGGATGCCTGTCCCTGAAGAACTATAAACGTTTTGCCTATTGTCCGCTCTAAGAACATTGAAAGTATAACGTTGGATTGTTCCGTCAGCGTCTGTAGAAGGAGATCCATTTAAATTGATAGTTAAGGGGACCTGGCCAACTAAAACATCATAATTCATCCTAGGCACAGGAGGAGTGTTAGGCCCATAAACAATACTTCGAGTTTCTGTCGTAACAGCATTTGAATTATCTTTAACCTTAACAGTTAAAAGGTACGTTCCATATTGTCGGTAAAAATGATTAAAACGGTCTAAAAAAGCACGGCCATTATTTGGACCAAGATCATTTTTCTTAATAACTAAAATAGGTGAACCATCACCAAAATCAACTTTTGTTTCAACAATTTCACCATCAGTATCCATTAAATCGAGAAGATTGAATCGTACGAATGCTGGTTCAGATGTTGATTCAAACACATGACTGACTCCAGACATCACTGGAGGAATATTATTGCTATCTTGAACATTGATCGAATATGTAGCATTTCCAGATAAAGCTGGGTTTCCATTATCAGTTACTGTTACAACGATTGAATCTTCTCCCAAATAATCTTCTTCAGGTTCATATGTCACCATTCCCGAGGCATCTACTGATGCAACTCCATGGCTACCTTGCTCTGAGATAGAATAAGTAAATGTTTGATACTCAGAGTTCGCATCAGAAAATTGAATTTGATGGTTTAATGAGACGTTTAAATCTGTTGTCAAAGAAGCAGACGCAACAACAGGAGCCGAATTCGCTAAAACATCTAATGTGACATGGGCCAGACCAGAAAGTTGTGGATTGCCTTCATCTAAAACTTTAACATCGAAAGTAATAGTTCCGACAAAACCGACAGCTGCCGTATAAGAAAGATTCCCTTCTTCATCAACAACTGCTGTTCCTTGAGCTGGCTGAGTTTCAATAATAAATGAATATGCTTGAGGAAATTGTGCTTCATTAGGGTCATTTGGTGAAATCGCAAATAACCTCGTCATTCCAGATATTACTTGCTCACTAATTGCAGTAGGATTAGGTGGCAAATTTTGAATAACTTGAACTGGAACATATACGATAGCCGACTGAGGAAATGTGCCATTATCTGTTACTCTAACCTGAATTTCTTCAAGACCAACAGCACCTGGATTTGCTATAAATGTTAAGACTCCAAAATTATTAACCGTTGCAGTCCCAAGAGTTGGCGATGAAATAATCTCAAACGTGTGAATCTGACTGACATCCGGGTCTCCTGGAGAAATAGTCGTACTTCCGTTTAACCCACTTAATACTGCAATTGAAGAAGATGTTGGGTTAGGTGGAGAATTTTTAGGAACAACAGTCACATTGACAATTTTTTCAGCGCTTAAAATTGGTTGCCCATTATCTTTAACTGTAATTTTAAATTCATCATGCCCAAAGTATCCGGCATTAGGTGTGTAAGTTAAATTTCCAAATTGATTAACAACCACTGTTCCATTAACAGGAGGAATCGAAACAATATAATCCAAAACCTGATATTGGTCTGGATCATTTGCATTCATGATTGTCTGAGTACTTGAATCCTCTTCTACAATAAGATCTGCAATATTCAATGTAGGTACGCGGTTTGGTAAAATATTGACATTAACAATCTTAACAACCTCACCTCCAGAACAATCCCCCATTCTATCTTTTATAGACACTTCAAAAGTATCAGTTGCCGAAGGGACAATTCCTAAGTGAGTGTATGTCACTAGGCCGGTTGAAGAGACTGTGGCATTACCATACTGCGCCCCATTTTTAATAGAATATGTAAAAGTTTCACCGGCATCAGGATCAGAAACAGTTAACTGTTTTGAAGATGATTCATTTTGTTGAATAGAAAAGTCAGCGATGATTGCGGTTGGTTTTGTATTTGGAGTGAAAGACACATTGATAGTTTTCGTTCCAATACCTGGAGGATTTGCACTATCAGCAACACTCACAGAAAAAGTATCAGGCGCAATCGAACATTTATCAGTATGTGTATAATTAACGTTGTGATTTTGATCAAAAGTAGCTGTCCCATGGGATGGACTGATTGGTACCTGAAAGGTATGAGTTTGCCCAACATCTGGATCTGTAAAAGTTATTAACGTACTTCCGACTCCCCCTTGGGGTAAAACAATGTTATTTCCTGCGACAACTGGAATTGTATTATCAATAACAGAAATATTTATAGTCTTAGTTCCAATACCCGGCGGGTTAACATTATCACTAACTGCCACAACAATACTATCAGATCCTCGATAACCAGAATTCGCTGAATATGTTAAAATTCCGCTTTGATCTAATGAAGCGGTCCCATGAGCAGGCATCGTTACAATTGAAAAAGTATGATGCTGTCCGATATCTGCATCAGTGAATGAAACTTGAGTTGTAACTTCTTCGCCTTGGATTGAAATTAAATCGTTCGCAATAACAACAGGCTTACTATTTGGACGAACTGTAATATTAATTGCTTTTGAAGCAATTCCTACCGGATTAGCATTATCACTAACCGCAATCGTAATGCTATCTGTTCCAATAAAACCGTCATCGGGTATATAAGTCAAAATTCCTTGCTGAGTTAATAGAACCTTTCCATGTTTCCCTTTCGACAGAACAAGGAACGTATGTTTTTGATTAAGGTCGGCATCCGTATAAGTTATAGTCGCATTAACGACTCCACCGGGAAAAATGAAAAAGTCATTAATCTCACCTAGAATAGGTAATGAATTACCTACAATAGTAATTAGAATATTCTTTGTTCCAACTCCACCTGCAGAATCCTTTACTGCAACAACGATTGAATCCTGTCCAACTTCTCCTGGTTTTGCTGAATAATACAAAACACCTTGTTGATTAATAACTGCAGTTCCTTTTGTTGGCCTTCCTTCTATACTAAAATAATGACTTTGCCCTACATCTGGATCATTGAATGTCACTGGCAAGCTAATCTTTTGAGCTTGAAAAATAGTTTGATCAGCAACGCTGATAACTGGAATTGTATTAGGGTTAACTGTTACATTTACAGTTTTGAGTGCAGACAACGCCGGTAAGCCACTATCACTCACTTTAATAATAAAACTATCTGTGCCGACATAATTAGGAGCTGGACGATATGCAAATCGAGCACCATATGGAGTCAATGCTCCATGAGCTGCATTTTGATAAATTTCGTACGTAAAAGACTGTGAAACAGT contains:
- a CDS encoding RCC1 domain-containing protein, which encodes MMKKIVFLILYFLSLQAYGMDVYCNGAPTLPHPNGGGNVALTAMVDSTAIVGPNASVCEYATVLGASQVNDSARVYGNARISNGAIISGLAEVFGNAIVSSGDSAQIVKIAGSAKVYGNAIILDNANVRSVAKVYDNARVSMNAVIDEDSQVFGSATITGTAVIKGTSRISGTAYIGLNIIASGSTYICVIAGYPSNTILNNVLNCPGGSSLESTSQLVAGGNHTCILLANGRMRCWGHNNSGQLGINGNTNVGNNQPPKSYPYVALGVSKIAAGLSHTCSIINGLARCWGLNSSGQLGNGTLVNTNTPGVAIDLSGEIIVQIAAGNAHTCALTNNGKIRCWGDNTYGQLGYANMTTLKLPGDYLDMAGTGAGSGVVTQIVAGSFHTCALLNTMEVRCWGRAVEGQLGRGNIDNVGDDESPGSVDIVKFDLSTNHKAIQISAGANHTCVLNTNGNVRCWGLNNVGQLGQGYTVNIGDDEEPSFIDDVNLGGSKVVSLSSGISNHTCAVLASGKFYCWGGNSNGPLGYGNTVNVGDDEIPYDVKEVIVGDTAIQIMTGASHSCALFSTKGVRCWGLGSDGQLGYGNTTTITSPGGNVPSQFVKHEKKWRKNEN
- a CDS encoding Ig-like domain-containing protein; translation: MEFSSGKRIFLFIYLFVLFLSFNSNNSNALENILGQDAILVGGQVDLNVNNHKGIYERFKWIVQKNDSKSIPKVFISSSKFNAFLNKTGEYQIYVQGFKDGEWIELASKSVIAVPSVSSEILSFENVKPSTTCRLTLGLFDCFEFQRSFDIQKPSGTYSIVLINDQLKNVSVTVNGESLTKRLSLNDHNETVVERITLKKKNTISIKVGAQGIFDDLNHSLNLKIVKDIDSDDLRSGQTMAQNQYVKAINQNKSGKYFETNQPPAPTAQNIKILQNFQGVTRISPNDPDANQIHSYAITTGPENGVAYVTAQGFLYYLPLNNYFGADQIVVQVKDNGSPSLSASITVDVQVEQNIAPNPIAVDINVYQNSIGQTFVNPNDPNTVSQSFTYEIYQNAAHGALTPYGARFAYRPAPNYVGTDSFIIKVSDSGLPALSALKTVNVTVNPNTIPVISVADQTIFQAQKISLPVTFNDPDVGQSHYFSIEGRPTKGTAVINQQGVLYYSAKPGEVGQDSIVVAVKDSAGGVGTKNILITIVGNSLPILGEINDFFIFPGGVVNATITYTDADLNQKHTFLVLSKGKHGKVLLTQQGILTYIPDDGFIGTDSITIAVSDNANPVGIASKAINITVRPNSKPVVIANDLISIQGEEVTTQVSFTDADIGQHHTFSIVTMPAHGTASLDQSGILTYSANSGYRGSDSIVVAVSDNVNPPGIGTKTINISVIDNTIPVVAGNNIVLPQGGVGSTLITFTDPDVGQTHTFQVPISPSHGTATFDQNHNVNYTHTDKCSIAPDTFSVSVADSANPPGIGTKTINVSFTPNTKPTAIIADFSIQQNESSSKQLTVSDPDAGETFTYSIKNGAQYGNATVSSTGLVTYTHLGIVPSATDTFEVSIKDRMGDCSGGEVVKIVNVNILPNRVPTLNIADLIVEEDSSTQTIMNANDPDQYQVLDYIVSIPPVNGTVVVNQFGNLTYTPNAGYFGHDEFKITVKDNGQPILSAEKIVNVTVVPKNSPPNPTSSSIAVLSGLNGSTTISPGDPDVSQIHTFEIISSPTLGTATVNNFGVLTFIANPGAVGLEEIQVRVTDNGTFPQSAIVYVPVQVIQNLPPNPTAISEQVISGMTRLFAISPNDPNEAQFPQAYSFIIETQPAQGTAVVDEEGNLSYTAAVGFVGTITFDVKVLDEGNPQLSGLAHVTLDVLANSAPVVASASLTTDLNVSLNHQIQFSDANSEYQTFTYSISEQGSHGVASVDASGMVTYEPEEDYLGEDSIVVTVTDNGNPALSGNATYSINVQDSNNIPPVMSGVSHVFESTSEPAFVRFNLLDLMDTDGEIVETKVDFGDGSPILVIKKNDLGPNNGRAFLDRFNHFYRQYGTYLLTVKVKDNSNAVTTETRSIVYGPNTPPVPRMNYDVLVGQVPLTINLNGSPSTDADGTIQRYTFNVLRADNRQNVYSSSGTGIPAFAHTLNAQGKYILRVCLVDDKQAIRCNEQFAYAGTSRPDYGGRISYASFSATPRQGSAGYSISLNGSASTGAQSAPIVAYQWKVTSLLSEQNGRIYSDFATGVSASMILPYSGLYYIQLTVTDQNGNQSTAQTSVIVDGPSSQPELIAVNYGNGTFGYRLETNGKPIDSSTIYWDLGNGTFATGNQVFTTYGIVDTYAVKAQVIDANGVKYELTKTINLNNDPTFPSIVIGQAPNGTYNPNQSFNIDVSGTTDSHGPLTFTWTFGEGIPSITGVGNDYAVISGTYPTPGDKKVELRVTNTQGFSSLYTFPITFRAAGAGSQNGPYYPGSIYPGRGSAPLTVNTAYNTLNDNSALYYIWNFGRYDGDIVVTSAPNAQNTYYHPGSFAVNVTSVYANGNRKSNYIGNINVNSYNQKPVVIGQNLTLHKNTSVTTYVSYSDPDLNIQLHNFSISQQPVNGVASISASGKLVYIPNSNYLGNDTLKVRVTDNATIPASGEANINFSVVEPNAGNANMPPEADDLYYGFENSSYPRQVYFTLAGLHDPDGFISKVVWDFGDGSAPVEITKEMLEDGVGFEESYHLYTQNGTYPVIVKAYDNKGAILTVNSSVVMAANSLPVPRFTTNVTGTGPYTITLNASASTDADGTIEEYCWYVTKDGDEYHDECDNNPIHTVVVDDQGTYNFEFGVSDNAHGSRFTNFSMMVDGSDHNQDVLPSAKINTAQSRIGSAPYSITWSSADSVAQNGKTIAKTLWKFSSKKVVNYGNAASPNYNYTIPGTDFITLRVFDSAGKSSKHTLPIYIGSAPTLQADFSIKGDGLNFAFDGSSWSQGHIADFFLWDFGDGHYGLGSNVFHKYEKEGEYRVVLTIMDLAGNVTSKSDMLIVGSGVRPPDDNISFPSPRRVVRVNQSTSFNIVAGGTGNFSTKVDYGDGTFSNNIFATHSYSTTGVYRARILTTDNDTGRSKEYVVFVSVVTALQEDPSFWVTPEALETPNTFKITVSYNSAEFSPTTFRWGIHDGQGLIAVMQTSSPQTTYTLPGPGNYSVEVYGTDAAGRVDYGANSFVVGAKMKNARMIKELPTSYVNKKKMNYLRVLKNRVAH